From Anopheles funestus chromosome 3RL, idAnoFuneDA-416_04, whole genome shotgun sequence, a single genomic window includes:
- the LOC125769862 gene encoding parkin coregulated gene protein homolog, which translates to MAKSASFLFEVRPRSVSIKAKPVRSVKSASAAMRPVPAFSIESLQKNTYVMGPPKAQKQRYMIQPKATSFRMYYERGDLPIKMEYLTGGDKIAWTVDIDKLDYGLYLPLFFDGLSETRHPYKTYARQGVQDLLAHGGDKIYPVIPQLIIPIKNALNTRNVEVMCVTLKIIQQLVMSSDLIGPALVPFYRQLLPMFNAYKVKNINSGDAIDYGQKNNMNVGDLIDETLQVLERHGGEDAFINIKYMVPTYESCYLN; encoded by the exons ATGGCAAAATCGGCATCCTTTCTGTTCGAGGTCCGGCCACGGTCGGTTTCGATCAAAGCGAAACCCGTTCGTAGTGTCAAAAGTGCTTCGGCTGCAATGCGACCCGTTCCAGCATTTTCGATCGAATCGCTCCAGAAGAACACCTACGTAATGGGGCCACCGAAGGCGCAGAAAC AACGATACATGATACAACCGAAGGCGACATCGTTTAGGATGTATTACGAACGGGGCGATTTACCGATCAAGATGGAGTATCTGACCGGTGGTGACAAGATTGCCTGGACGGTCGACATCGATAAGCTCGATTACGGACTGTATCTGCCGCTGTTTTTTGATGGGCTGTCGGAAACACGCCACCCCTACAAAACGTACGCCCGGCAGGGTGTACAGGACCTGTTGGCACACGGTGGCGACAAGATCTATCCCGTCATTCCGCAGCTTATTATTCCGATTAAGA ATGCACTCAACACACGCAACGTGGAAGTAATGTGCGTTACGTTGAAAATAATTCAGCAGCTCGTAATGTCGTCGGATCTGATCGGGCCAGCCCTTGTACCGTTCTATCGCCAGCTGCTACCCATGTTTAATGCTTACAAGGTGAAAAACA TCAACTCGGGCGATGCCATCGATTACGGCCAGAAGAACAACATGAACGTGGGCGACCTAATTGACGAAACGTTGCAGGTGCTGGAGCGGCACGGTGGCGAGGACGCTTTCATCAACATTAAGTACATGGTACCGACGTACGAGTCATGCTATCTAAATTAA
- the LOC125769855 gene encoding cytochrome b5 reductase 4 isoform X2 has translation MENTDKLQLPNLKNEVKHVTTSPMRSPVNQSMLLPKQSSTSATGNPRNKTALKPGHSLMDWIRLGNSGTDLSGTGGRVVPVSHTELAKHDRPEDAWMAIRGKVYNVTRYMNFHPGGAEELMRGAGKDATRLFEEVHAWVNYESLLAKCYIGPLRNTVTINLADSTNPNSKLPPPPPSWTAKASKSGPSSNVTATTTITSPTPSGKDTLDTAPISPPPLSIVSSASDDSLKLSVPIVPRFDWIQKTSELTLIFYTRSLANPGIMVECVDHLEVTVNILVESSVQHRYRFHLANNVRWPCTARTSLESGKVELIFNKLCPALWTSYGMMTYERRENCELQLHEYDVATRIEITHDSCALLLRPKNNSLLQVTPVGYHVSVSASIEGEYVSRSYTPVPASCVGTDCPGTFIPLLVKSYPDGCLSKHLTRPVPLGTSLQVSQPSGNFLLSKLRHHNRFALLAAGSGLTPMLALLHYLLERNSNRIEHICLLYFNKTEADIWCREMLENLCKKDKRFTLRHYLSEVELADGSDGGTTSVENHSTFVHGRVTPDIIRQLTTKDSPLYATYCCLCGPKPFNELCQQYFQQMDDHNPKHLHCFQG, from the exons GCAACCCTCGGAACAAAACCGCACTGAAGCCGGGTCATTCGTTGATGGACTGGATCCGGCTGGGCAACTCGGGCACCGATCTGTCCGGCACCGGGGGTCGTGTTGTACCGGTCAGCCATACCGAACTCGCCAAGCATGATCGGCCTGAAGACGCCTGGATGGCTATCCGGGGGAAGGTGTACAACGTGACGCGATACATGAACTTTCATCCCGGAG GTGCCGAAGAGCTGATGCGAGGAGCCGGCAAGGATGCGACGCGACTGTTCGAGGAGGTACACGCTTGGGTGAACTACGAATCCCTGCTAGCGAAGTGCTACATCGGTCCGCTCCGTAATACAGTTACCATCAATCTAGCCGACAGCACTAATCCGAACAGTAAGCtcccaccgccaccaccgtcGTGGACTGCGAAAGCTTCCAAGTCTGGGCCCTCCTCGAACGTTACGGCCACCACTACCATCACCTCGCCCACACCATCCGGCAAGGATACGCTTGATACTGCCCCAATATCACCGCCACCCTTATCGATCGTCAGCTCGGCCAGTGACGATTCGCTTAAGCTGTCCGTACCGATCGTGCCACGTTTTGACTGGATACAGAAAACGTCCGAACTGACGCTTATCTTCTACACCCGTTCGCTTGCCAATCCGGGCATAATGGTGGAGTGTGTGGACCATCTCGAGGTGACAGTTAACATTTTGGTCGAATCGAGCGTACAGCATCGGTACCGTTTCCATCTAGCCAACAACGTACGGTGGCCCTGCACTGCCCGCACATCGCTCGAGTCGGGCAAAGTAGAGCtaatatttaacaaacttTGTCCCGCGCTTTGGACCAGCTACGGTATGATGACGTACGAGCGGCGTGAAAATTGTGAACTGCAACTGCACGAATACGATGTGGCGACGCGGATTGAAATTACGCACGATTCGTGCGCTTTATTGTTGCGTCCGAAAAACAACAGCTTACTGCAAGTTACACCGGTTGGCTATCACGTATCCGTTTCCGCTTCTATCGAGGGTGAATACGTGTCGCGAAGTTACACACCCGTTCCGGCCAGCTGCGTCGGTACGGATTGTCCGGGAACGTTTATACCGCTGCTTGTAAAATCCTACCCGGACGGATGTTTATCGAAGCATCTTACACGGCCGGTACCGCTCGGTACATCGCTGCAGGTGTCCCAACCGAGTGGAAACTTCCTGCTAAGCAAATTGCGACATCACAATCGATTTGCGCTGCTGGCTGCCGGCAGTGGACTGACCCCAATGCTCGCCTTACTGCACTATCTGCTCGAACGGAACAGCAATCGGAT AGAACACATCTGTTTGCTGTACTTCAACAAAACCGAAGCGGATATCTGGTGCCGAGAGATGCtggaaaatttatgcaaaaaggACAAAAG ATTCACCCTGAGACATTACTTATCGGAGGTAGAACTTGCGGACGGCAGCGACGGTGGTACGACGAGTGTGGAAAATCATTCGACCTTCGTCCATGGTCGCGTGACGCCGGACATCATCCGTCAGCTGACGACAAAGGATTCACCCCTGTACGCCACCTACTGTTGCCTGTGCGGACCGAAACCATTCAACGAGCTGTGCCAGCAGTACTTCCAACAGATGGACGACCATAATCCGAAGCATCTGCACTGTTTTCAGGGTTAG